In Microbulbifer sp. THAF38, the sequence CGCCGGATTCACGAAACTGCAGTAACTTGCTCACGCTCGCAGAAGAGTCCACCGCCTCAATGAGCTCCTGTGAAGCCAGGTTGATATTAATCTTGGTCTCGGTTTCTGGAAGCGCACAAAGGAACGGGGCCAATTTTTGCCAGTCCTCCAATTCCATCTCCTGCACAGAAGACAGTTCTGATATGTCACTGATCAGGGTATCTGGGGTGCGGTGAGCGAGGTCTCTACCGAGATAGCCATCATCCTCGGTTGCGGAAGAGCGCGGTGTATCGTTGTCATCCATCCAGTCGGCAATAATTCCGGCCAGATCAGATTTCCCAGTGACATTGCTTACCAGCCTGCGAAAGATTTCAAACTGGTCATTGCCATTACTGCTGGAAACCAGATTATTTACATTGAAGCAGGAGTTTAAGTCTTTGATATTTATCCGAATTTTTCCGTTATCGGGATTGAACTGCAACGCTGGTGAAGCCCAGGCCTCCAGGGCATGATCGGCGGGCTCCGCCGCGTCTTTATCCTCTTCAAAATCCTTGAGCAGCGCGACCCTACTCCAGGCTTCGGCACCGGCGACAAACTCGGCCAATTGCGTGTTGGCCAAAAGAGCGCCACTTCGGGTAATGGAAATCTGGTCGCGGGTTATGGCGTGCGAGACCAGGGCAATTGCAATCACCATCACCAGTAAAACGGTAATTAAGGCCACGCCCCGCTGGCGGCGAAAAGTCTTTATCGACTTAGAGCCGCTCATCGTTACCACCTCCGCCGGAATTATTCCCACCTGAATTGCCGCCGTTTGAGTTGTTCCCCCCTCCATTGCCACCGCTGCCGGAATTAGCTCCAGGAGGACTGAACTCTACCGTTGAGAAGGAAAAAACGCGGCGAATTTCACCGTACTGACGGGTCATTAATACGAACTCGATAGCCTTTGGCAGGCGGCTATCTGCACTGGTAGTAGATGCTGTAGTACCGGCTGGCGGCCATTGGGCAACCCAGGCATCAGAATTAGGGTCAAAGTACTGCAAAGTCAGGCTTTCCACCCCGGTTAGCAGTGGTTCGACAATGGGTTCTGAATCCGGTCCGCGATCCAGTACCTGCCAGCGGCTGCGCAACAACAGGGCCCCGGTATCTTCCTCTTCCGAAAAGGAGCTGCGTTCATCACTCTCGGGATAACCGATACTGTAACCCAGCCTCTGAAGTTCTCCTCGAGGTTCAGCGGTCAGATTTGCCGCCCCCAGGCGGGTAAATTCGAACTCATCCTGATCACCGCGAAAAGCGGGCTCATAACCCGTATAGGCATTCTTGACCGGTCGCGCCGTAACCTGGCGCAGGTCATCTTCCAGGCGATAAAGTGCCATGGAAAAACGGCGTAACTCTTCTGCACGTCGCTCAACAACGCTATCGGTATTGTGGAAAATCTCCAGAAGGGAAAATGAGCCGACACTGATGATCGCCACCAGTACCAGTACAACGAGCACCTCAACCAAGGTAAAGCCGGACTGACCTTTTATTTGGGGAATCTGCATCGAAGCTACTCCTCCGCCGCCCAGGCATCCAAGGTTAGGGTTGGATTTTCGGCATCGGGATAACCCACTTTAATAATGATATGGCGCAGGCGTTCTTCACTGGTCGCCTCCACCTTTGCAGTCACTTCCCAGTCCCTCTCGGCAAAGGACACTTCATCCTTTTTCTCACCAATCGGTGGCCAGGGAGTTTGCACACGAACTTGCGAGAGTATCTGTTGCGCCACCCAATTAGCAGCGAGCCGCTCCTCCATTACCCGCTGGCGCTGGACACTGCTCTGCATGGTGCGTAACACACTGGCAGC encodes:
- the gspI gene encoding type II secretion system minor pseudopilin GspI, whose protein sequence is MTFKCKTMNRQGGFTLVEVLIALVIFGVIAASVLRTMQSSVQRQRVMEERLAANWVAQQILSQVRVQTPWPPIGEKKDEVSFAERDWEVTAKVEATSEERLRHIIIKVGYPDAENPTLTLDAWAAEE
- the gspK gene encoding type II secretion system minor pseudopilin GspK; amino-acid sequence: MSGSKSIKTFRRQRGVALITVLLVMVIAIALVSHAITRDQISITRSGALLANTQLAEFVAGAEAWSRVALLKDFEEDKDAAEPADHALEAWASPALQFNPDNGKIRINIKDLNSCFNVNNLVSSSNGNDQFEIFRRLVSNVTGKSDLAGIIADWMDDNDTPRSSATEDDGYLGRDLAHRTPDTLISDISELSSVQEMELEDWQKLAPFLCALPETETKININLASQELIEAVDSSASVSKLLQFRESGGILSQSGDLSSYNITKTNQFMFHSQHFLARIAVQLGDSEDYRQYWETALWLDEAGDGEVKVVQRQRRTFSGAMMQELLDYDGTAASEDSR
- the gspJ gene encoding type II secretion system minor pseudopilin GspJ — protein: MQIPQIKGQSGFTLVEVLVVLVLVAIISVGSFSLLEIFHNTDSVVERRAEELRRFSMALYRLEDDLRQVTARPVKNAYTGYEPAFRGDQDEFEFTRLGAANLTAEPRGELQRLGYSIGYPESDERSSFSEEEDTGALLLRSRWQVLDRGPDSEPIVEPLLTGVESLTLQYFDPNSDAWVAQWPPAGTTASTTSADSRLPKAIEFVLMTRQYGEIRRVFSFSTVEFSPPGANSGSGGNGGGNNSNGGNSGGNNSGGGGNDERL